Proteins from one Mycobacterium sp. SMC-2 genomic window:
- a CDS encoding TetR/AcrR family transcriptional regulator, giving the protein MTAEDVAAGSTGLRKSDRTRERIVDAARYAFSSKGFSGVTIRDITERAEVTRANFYYYFRDKSELFYELGNTTYLEVLAVVEAFSDLGSPPTMPEIRQWVLRYFDYLDRNGAFVLRSTEDAPLDRRFRAATTRSYRRTTEALGQRIIKLTPTPLRSDPHSLGLVVMAMIERSWLLAQHEEMASTSREEITAALCEVLHQLLAVG; this is encoded by the coding sequence ATGACGGCTGAGGACGTCGCCGCTGGCTCGACGGGGCTTCGCAAGTCGGACCGGACCAGAGAGCGCATCGTCGATGCGGCTCGCTATGCCTTTTCCAGCAAGGGTTTTTCTGGCGTGACGATCCGGGACATCACCGAGCGGGCCGAGGTGACGCGCGCCAACTTCTATTACTACTTCCGCGACAAGTCCGAGCTGTTCTACGAGCTCGGCAACACGACATACCTAGAAGTGCTGGCCGTTGTCGAGGCCTTCAGCGACCTCGGCAGCCCCCCAACGATGCCCGAGATCAGGCAGTGGGTGTTGCGGTACTTCGACTACCTCGACCGCAACGGCGCGTTCGTTCTGCGCAGCACGGAGGATGCACCCCTAGACCGGCGGTTCCGCGCTGCAACCACACGGTCGTATCGCAGGACGACCGAAGCGCTGGGGCAGCGAATCATCAAACTCACACCGACGCCGCTGCGGTCAGACCCGCACTCGCTGGGGCTGGTGGTGATGGCGATGATCGAGCGGTCCTGGCTGCTGGCACAACACGAGGAGATGGCCTCGACGTCGCGCGAGGAGATCACTGCCGCACTCTGTGAAGTCCTCCACCAGTTGCTCGCGGTCGGGTGA